The Vanessa cardui chromosome 9, ilVanCard2.1, whole genome shotgun sequence genome has a window encoding:
- the LOC124532302 gene encoding PHD finger protein 14 isoform X7, which translates to MNNQTRGPAKRKVKPVEQPQSLLDFDLGEGESSDDSDFRIEDHPEESDDYSINTDDDDKKKNANSGSSEEQSETDGEDEYKNTTGKLGEEMSVTDLLEKAKLQEFKFPELANVMICAGCLGSRSDDFNEIVECDGCGVTVHEGCYGVSDVTSESSTVSSASTEPWFCEACKAGVTDPNCELCPNKGGIFKETEVGAWVHLVCALYVPGVAFSEVERLSGVTLFEMAYSRWGARSCALCAHATLARTGVCVGCDAGLCKTFFHVTCGQREGLLAEAHSEEAEQADPFYAHCRLHSDKALVKKRKRNWLALQLRTEKRKLDLQNKLSTEEKKRIQRKLIKYRKKYSQQKENRNPPWVPTQKMARMVYSSAGAMRKFQRKAQCMGVDTHALEFQDAQMAALKDVSRRWHVPPAFSVEFVGYYLERNTRVTSLRKSLERLTKENEKLVVDDEKLRTDYDEASKENTDVLAELASTRQGLQKIYDAIIALSPKKTIPTIMEDKPLIPPTVPRSTPKVTPQQLHKRDNPDARQGKVLSTSLEALLNDSKERDSKAIESSIENTLANLSSDIAMYKANRKRRKEKHRSRYSPDLMRSPSKSHKHKRKKKTQDMENPEPPHPRITIKIKPIPKPDGSLDTQMFYVPTDSNDGPPPAVIKKLSKQAEQEAPKSPPPAAPSTPDPLANTSLPNQDEKPIEPVAISKPKRSRESRVRRGGGVGESAPHASALPPLTHCDVCQQPGDTTNLVRCDECSKRYHFTCLEPPLNKNPKKRGYSWHCADCDPTDLEENN; encoded by the exons aaaaaaatgcaaatagtGGTAGCTCTGAAGAACAATCGGAAACAGACGGTGAAGATGAATACAAAAACACAACAGGCAAACTCGGTGAAGAGATGAGTGTAACAGATCTTCTCGAGAAAGCTAAATTGCAGGAATTTAAg TTTCCAGAATTAGCCAATGTCATGATCTGTGCGGGTTGCCTTGGCTCAAGAAGTGATGATTTTAACGAAATTGTTGAATGTGATGGCTGTGGTGTTACTGTTCATGAAg gttgtTATGGAGTTTCGGATGTAACAAGTGAATCAAGTACAGTCAGTTCTGCATCAACAGAACCTTGGTTCTGTGAAGCTTGCAAAGCGGGAGTCACAGATCCCAATTGTGAACTGTGCCCTAATAAAG GTGGTATTTTCAAAGAAACTGAAGTCGGTGCATGGGTTCATCTCGTGTGTGCACTATATGTGCCAGGAGTAGCATTCTCAGAG GTGGAGCGTCTGTCGGGCGTGACGCTGTTCGAGATGGCGTACTCGCGCTGGGGTGCGCGTTCGTGTGCGCTGTGCGCGCACGCCACGCTGGCTCGCACGGGTGTGTGCGTGGGCTGCGACGCCGGCCTCTGCAAGACATTCTTCCACGTAACCTG tGGACAACGGGAAGGTCTATTAGCCGAGGCGCATTCAGAAGAAGCGGAACAAGCGGACCCGTTCTACGCGCATTGCCGCTTGCATTCGGACAAAGCACTGGTCAAGAAACGCAAGAGAAATTGGCTGGCGCTGCAGCTGAGGACGGAGAAAAG aaaattagaTTTGCAAAATAAACTAAGTACGGAAGAAAAGAAAAGGATTCAGCGGAAATTAATCAAGTACAGAAAGAAATATTCGCAGCAGAAAGAGAACAGGAATCCACCGTGGG TGCCGACGCAGAAGATGGCGCGCATGGTGTACAGCAGCGCGGGCGCCATGCGCAAGTTCCAGCGCAAGGCGCAGTGCATGGGCGTCGACACGCACGCGCTCGAGTTCCAGGACGCGCAG ATGGCAGCACTGAAGGATGTGTCTCGTCGGTGGCACGTGCCGCCCGCATTCTCCGTGGAGTTCGTCGGCTACTACCTGGAGAGGAACACTCGCGTCACCTCCCTGAGGAAGTCCCTCGAGCGGCTCACCAAGGAAAACGAGAAGTTGGTGGTGGACGACGAGAAGCTGAGGACTGATTATGACGAG GCATCAAAAGAGAATACAGACGTTTTAGCAGAGCTAGCGTCCACGCGGCAGGGCTTGCAGAAGATATACGATGCGATTATAGCTTTGTCACCGAAGAAAACTATACCGACCATAATGGAAGATAAGCCACTCATACCGCCTACGGTTCCACGATCCACGCCCAAAGTGACCCCACAGCAATTGCACAAACG CGACAACCCGGACGCTCGCCAAGGAAAAGTTCTGTCTACTTCGTTAGAAG CGCTCCTCAACGATTCGAAGGAGAGGGACAGTAAGGCAATCGAGAGCTCGATCGAGAACACACTGGCTAACTTGTCGTCGGACATCGCGATGTACAAAGCGAATAGGAAGCGGCGGAAGGAGAAACACAGGTCTCGCTACTCGCCCGATCTCATGCGATCGCCCTCGAAGTCCCACAAGCACAAGCGGAAGAAGAAGACGCAAGATATGGAGAATCCAGAGCCGCCTCATCCGAGGATCACGATCAAA attaaACCTATTCCCAAACCGGACGGGTCTCTGGACACGCAGATGTTCTACGTTCCCACGGATAGCAACGACGGACCGCCTCCAGCCGTCATCAAGAAATTATCCAAG CAAGCAGAACAAGAGGCGCCCAAGTCTCCCCCGCCGGCGGCGCCGTCGACCCCTGACCCGCTCGCCAATACATCC CTTCCCAATCAGGACGAAAAACCGATCGAGCCGGTTGCGATATCAAAACCGAAG CGTTCGCGTGAGAGTCGCGTGCGCAGGGGCGGCGGCGTCGGCGAGTCCGCTCCGCACGCGAGCGCGCTGCCGCCGCTCACGCACTGCGACGTGTGCCAGCAGCCCGGCGACACCACCAACCTCGTCAG ATGCGACGAGTGCAGCAAACGTTACCACTTCACTTGCCTCGAGCCGCCTCTGAATAAGAATCCGAAGAAGCGAGGCTACTCGTGGCATTGTGCCGACTGCGATCCCACT
- the LOC124532302 gene encoding PHD finger protein 14 isoform X2: MNNQTRGPAKRKVKPVEQPQSLLDFDLGEGESSDDSDFRIEDHPEESDDYSINTDDDDKKKNANSGSSEEQSETDGEDEYKNTTGKLGEEMSVTDLLEKAKLQEFKFPELANVMICAGCLGSRSDDFNEIVECDGCGVTVHEGCYGVSDVTSESSTVSSASTEPWFCEACKAGVTDPNCELCPNKGGIFKETEVGAWVHLVCALYVPGVAFSEVERLSGVTLFEMAYSRWGARSCALCAHATLARTGVCVGCDAGLCKTFFHVTCGQREGLLAEAHSEEAEQADPFYAHCRLHSDKALVKKRKRNWLALQLRTEKRKLDLQNKLSTEEKKRIQRKLIKYRKKYSQQKENRNPPWVPTQKMARMVYSSAGAMRKFQRKAQCMGVDTHALEFQDAQMAALKDVSRRWHVPPAFSVEFVGYYLERNTRVTSLRKSLERLTKENEKLVVDDEKLRTDYDEASKENTDVLAELASTRQGLQKIYDAIIALSPKKTIPTIMEDKPLIPPTVPRSTPKVTPQQLHKRSISVPTAAALKMGVGFPLSDNPDARQGKVLSTSLEATGALARECAVCARSSEQHLMAACDTCRHHYHLHCLRPPLQRPPKKSKLYGWQCSECDKTSDSEPEVLEKKVPRRSRIRYSKDGAIISEPQSPGSVPNSPPPKPKPEKIHKVEKSKINMSSENVSPIKVTIKPFEFSSDGNESSEVKSKKEKKAKSKKDYSSTSGGESEISTKKVHKRSFTSPILTNTPLMSITPIVADSPNDSHNEHSNDSANVVPPNDSSFYSQNLSFSALLNDSKERDSKAIESSIENTLANLSSDIAMYKANRKRRKEKHRSRYSPDLMRSPSKSHKHKRKKKTQDMENPEPPHPRITIKIKPIPKPDGSLDTQMFYVPTDSNDGPPPAVIKKLSKQAEQEAPKSPPPAAPSTPDPLANTSLPNQDEKPIEPVAISKPKRSRESRVRRGGGVGESAPHASALPPLTHCDVCQQPGDTTNLVRCDECSKRYHFTCLEPPLNKNPKKRGYSWHCADCDPTDLEENN; encoded by the exons aaaaaaatgcaaatagtGGTAGCTCTGAAGAACAATCGGAAACAGACGGTGAAGATGAATACAAAAACACAACAGGCAAACTCGGTGAAGAGATGAGTGTAACAGATCTTCTCGAGAAAGCTAAATTGCAGGAATTTAAg TTTCCAGAATTAGCCAATGTCATGATCTGTGCGGGTTGCCTTGGCTCAAGAAGTGATGATTTTAACGAAATTGTTGAATGTGATGGCTGTGGTGTTACTGTTCATGAAg gttgtTATGGAGTTTCGGATGTAACAAGTGAATCAAGTACAGTCAGTTCTGCATCAACAGAACCTTGGTTCTGTGAAGCTTGCAAAGCGGGAGTCACAGATCCCAATTGTGAACTGTGCCCTAATAAAG GTGGTATTTTCAAAGAAACTGAAGTCGGTGCATGGGTTCATCTCGTGTGTGCACTATATGTGCCAGGAGTAGCATTCTCAGAG GTGGAGCGTCTGTCGGGCGTGACGCTGTTCGAGATGGCGTACTCGCGCTGGGGTGCGCGTTCGTGTGCGCTGTGCGCGCACGCCACGCTGGCTCGCACGGGTGTGTGCGTGGGCTGCGACGCCGGCCTCTGCAAGACATTCTTCCACGTAACCTG tGGACAACGGGAAGGTCTATTAGCCGAGGCGCATTCAGAAGAAGCGGAACAAGCGGACCCGTTCTACGCGCATTGCCGCTTGCATTCGGACAAAGCACTGGTCAAGAAACGCAAGAGAAATTGGCTGGCGCTGCAGCTGAGGACGGAGAAAAG aaaattagaTTTGCAAAATAAACTAAGTACGGAAGAAAAGAAAAGGATTCAGCGGAAATTAATCAAGTACAGAAAGAAATATTCGCAGCAGAAAGAGAACAGGAATCCACCGTGGG TGCCGACGCAGAAGATGGCGCGCATGGTGTACAGCAGCGCGGGCGCCATGCGCAAGTTCCAGCGCAAGGCGCAGTGCATGGGCGTCGACACGCACGCGCTCGAGTTCCAGGACGCGCAG ATGGCAGCACTGAAGGATGTGTCTCGTCGGTGGCACGTGCCGCCCGCATTCTCCGTGGAGTTCGTCGGCTACTACCTGGAGAGGAACACTCGCGTCACCTCCCTGAGGAAGTCCCTCGAGCGGCTCACCAAGGAAAACGAGAAGTTGGTGGTGGACGACGAGAAGCTGAGGACTGATTATGACGAG GCATCAAAAGAGAATACAGACGTTTTAGCAGAGCTAGCGTCCACGCGGCAGGGCTTGCAGAAGATATACGATGCGATTATAGCTTTGTCACCGAAGAAAACTATACCGACCATAATGGAAGATAAGCCACTCATACCGCCTACGGTTCCACGATCCACGCCCAAAGTGACCCCACAGCAATTGCACAAACG GTCGATATCTGTACCCACCGCGGCTGCACTTAAGATGGGCGTTGGTTTTCCTCTTAGCGACAACCCGGACGCTCGCCAAGGAAAAGTTCTGTCTACTTCGTTAGAAG CGACGGGCGCGCTGGCGCGCGAGTGCGCGGTGTGCGCGCGCAGCAGCGAGCAGCATCTGATGGCGGCGTGCGACACGTGCCGCCACCACTACCACCTGCACTGCCTGCGCCCGCCGCTGCAGCGCCCGCCCAAGAAGAGCAAGCTCTACGGATG gcAATGTTCTGAATGCGACAAAACGTCAGATTCAGAACCCGAAGTGCTGGAAAAGAAAGTTCCGCGCCGGTCTCGTATCCGCTACAGCAAAGACGGTGCGATAATATCCGAACCCCAGAGCCCCGGCTCGGTCCCGAATTCGCCCCCACCGAAGCCTAAACCCGAAAAAATACACAAAGTGGAGAAATCAAAGATAAACATGTCCTCGGAAAACGTTTCGCCGATAAAAGTGACGATAAAACCGTTCGAGTTCAGCAGCGACGGCAACGAAAGTTCCGAAGTAAAGTCGAAGAAGGAGAAGAAGGCGAAATCGAAGAAGGACTACTCGTCGACGTCTGGCGGCGAGAGCGAGATATCGACGAAGAAGGTCCACAAGCGCAGCTTCACGTCGCCCATACTCACGAACACGCCTCTCATGTCCATCACGCCGATCGTCGCGGACAGCCCCAACGACTCCCACAACGAGCACTCGAACGACTCAGCGAATGTCGTCCCGCCGAATGACTCGAGTTTCTATTCGCAAAACTTGTCGTTTTCAGCGCTCCTCAACGATTCGAAGGAGAGGGACAGTAAGGCAATCGAGAGCTCGATCGAGAACACACTGGCTAACTTGTCGTCGGACATCGCGATGTACAAAGCGAATAGGAAGCGGCGGAAGGAGAAACACAGGTCTCGCTACTCGCCCGATCTCATGCGATCGCCCTCGAAGTCCCACAAGCACAAGCGGAAGAAGAAGACGCAAGATATGGAGAATCCAGAGCCGCCTCATCCGAGGATCACGATCAAA attaaACCTATTCCCAAACCGGACGGGTCTCTGGACACGCAGATGTTCTACGTTCCCACGGATAGCAACGACGGACCGCCTCCAGCCGTCATCAAGAAATTATCCAAG CAAGCAGAACAAGAGGCGCCCAAGTCTCCCCCGCCGGCGGCGCCGTCGACCCCTGACCCGCTCGCCAATACATCC CTTCCCAATCAGGACGAAAAACCGATCGAGCCGGTTGCGATATCAAAACCGAAG CGTTCGCGTGAGAGTCGCGTGCGCAGGGGCGGCGGCGTCGGCGAGTCCGCTCCGCACGCGAGCGCGCTGCCGCCGCTCACGCACTGCGACGTGTGCCAGCAGCCCGGCGACACCACCAACCTCGTCAG ATGCGACGAGTGCAGCAAACGTTACCACTTCACTTGCCTCGAGCCGCCTCTGAATAAGAATCCGAAGAAGCGAGGCTACTCGTGGCATTGTGCCGACTGCGATCCCACT
- the LOC124532302 gene encoding PHD finger protein 14 isoform X5 translates to MNNQTRGPAKRKVKPVEQPQSLLDFDLGEGESSDDSDFRIEDHPEESDDYSINTDDDDKKKNANSGSSEEQSETDGEDEYKNTTGKLGEEMSVTDLLEKAKLQEFKFPELANVMICAGCLGSRSDDFNEIVECDGCGVTVHEGCYGVSDVTSESSTVSSASTEPWFCEACKAGVTDPNCELCPNKGGIFKETEVGAWVHLVCALYVPGVAFSEVERLSGVTLFEMAYSRWGARSCALCAHATLARTGVCVGCDAGLCKTFFHVTCGQREGLLAEAHSEEAEQADPFYAHCRLHSDKALVKKRKRNWLALQLRTEKRKLDLQNKLSTEEKKRIQRKLIKYRKKYSQQKENRNPPWVPTQKMARMVYSSAGAMRKFQRKAQCMGVDTHALEFQDAQMAALKDVSRRWHVPPAFSVEFVGYYLERNTRVTSLRKSLERLTKENEKLVVDDEKLRTDYDEASKENTDVLAELASTRQGLQKIYDAIIALSPKKTIPTIMEDKPLIPPTVPRSTPKVTPQQLHKRRSISVPTAAALKMGVGFPLSDNPDARQGKVLSTSLEALLNDSKERDSKAIESSIENTLANLSSDIAMYKANRKRRKEKHRSRYSPDLMRSPSKSHKHKRKKKTQDMENPEPPHPRITIKIKPIPKPDGSLDTQMFYVPTDSNDGPPPAVIKKLSKQAEQEAPKSPPPAAPSTPDPLANTSLPNQDEKPIEPVAISKPKRSRESRVRRGGGVGESAPHASALPPLTHCDVCQQPGDTTNLVRCDECSKRYHFTCLEPPLNKNPKKRGYSWHCADCDPTDLEENN, encoded by the exons aaaaaaatgcaaatagtGGTAGCTCTGAAGAACAATCGGAAACAGACGGTGAAGATGAATACAAAAACACAACAGGCAAACTCGGTGAAGAGATGAGTGTAACAGATCTTCTCGAGAAAGCTAAATTGCAGGAATTTAAg TTTCCAGAATTAGCCAATGTCATGATCTGTGCGGGTTGCCTTGGCTCAAGAAGTGATGATTTTAACGAAATTGTTGAATGTGATGGCTGTGGTGTTACTGTTCATGAAg gttgtTATGGAGTTTCGGATGTAACAAGTGAATCAAGTACAGTCAGTTCTGCATCAACAGAACCTTGGTTCTGTGAAGCTTGCAAAGCGGGAGTCACAGATCCCAATTGTGAACTGTGCCCTAATAAAG GTGGTATTTTCAAAGAAACTGAAGTCGGTGCATGGGTTCATCTCGTGTGTGCACTATATGTGCCAGGAGTAGCATTCTCAGAG GTGGAGCGTCTGTCGGGCGTGACGCTGTTCGAGATGGCGTACTCGCGCTGGGGTGCGCGTTCGTGTGCGCTGTGCGCGCACGCCACGCTGGCTCGCACGGGTGTGTGCGTGGGCTGCGACGCCGGCCTCTGCAAGACATTCTTCCACGTAACCTG tGGACAACGGGAAGGTCTATTAGCCGAGGCGCATTCAGAAGAAGCGGAACAAGCGGACCCGTTCTACGCGCATTGCCGCTTGCATTCGGACAAAGCACTGGTCAAGAAACGCAAGAGAAATTGGCTGGCGCTGCAGCTGAGGACGGAGAAAAG aaaattagaTTTGCAAAATAAACTAAGTACGGAAGAAAAGAAAAGGATTCAGCGGAAATTAATCAAGTACAGAAAGAAATATTCGCAGCAGAAAGAGAACAGGAATCCACCGTGGG TGCCGACGCAGAAGATGGCGCGCATGGTGTACAGCAGCGCGGGCGCCATGCGCAAGTTCCAGCGCAAGGCGCAGTGCATGGGCGTCGACACGCACGCGCTCGAGTTCCAGGACGCGCAG ATGGCAGCACTGAAGGATGTGTCTCGTCGGTGGCACGTGCCGCCCGCATTCTCCGTGGAGTTCGTCGGCTACTACCTGGAGAGGAACACTCGCGTCACCTCCCTGAGGAAGTCCCTCGAGCGGCTCACCAAGGAAAACGAGAAGTTGGTGGTGGACGACGAGAAGCTGAGGACTGATTATGACGAG GCATCAAAAGAGAATACAGACGTTTTAGCAGAGCTAGCGTCCACGCGGCAGGGCTTGCAGAAGATATACGATGCGATTATAGCTTTGTCACCGAAGAAAACTATACCGACCATAATGGAAGATAAGCCACTCATACCGCCTACGGTTCCACGATCCACGCCCAAAGTGACCCCACAGCAATTGCACAAACG CAGGTCGATATCTGTACCCACCGCGGCTGCACTTAAGATGGGCGTTGGTTTTCCTCTTAGCGACAACCCGGACGCTCGCCAAGGAAAAGTTCTGTCTACTTCGTTAGAAG CGCTCCTCAACGATTCGAAGGAGAGGGACAGTAAGGCAATCGAGAGCTCGATCGAGAACACACTGGCTAACTTGTCGTCGGACATCGCGATGTACAAAGCGAATAGGAAGCGGCGGAAGGAGAAACACAGGTCTCGCTACTCGCCCGATCTCATGCGATCGCCCTCGAAGTCCCACAAGCACAAGCGGAAGAAGAAGACGCAAGATATGGAGAATCCAGAGCCGCCTCATCCGAGGATCACGATCAAA attaaACCTATTCCCAAACCGGACGGGTCTCTGGACACGCAGATGTTCTACGTTCCCACGGATAGCAACGACGGACCGCCTCCAGCCGTCATCAAGAAATTATCCAAG CAAGCAGAACAAGAGGCGCCCAAGTCTCCCCCGCCGGCGGCGCCGTCGACCCCTGACCCGCTCGCCAATACATCC CTTCCCAATCAGGACGAAAAACCGATCGAGCCGGTTGCGATATCAAAACCGAAG CGTTCGCGTGAGAGTCGCGTGCGCAGGGGCGGCGGCGTCGGCGAGTCCGCTCCGCACGCGAGCGCGCTGCCGCCGCTCACGCACTGCGACGTGTGCCAGCAGCCCGGCGACACCACCAACCTCGTCAG ATGCGACGAGTGCAGCAAACGTTACCACTTCACTTGCCTCGAGCCGCCTCTGAATAAGAATCCGAAGAAGCGAGGCTACTCGTGGCATTGTGCCGACTGCGATCCCACT